Genomic segment of Desertibacillus haloalkaliphilus:
AGTGCAACAGCAATCCCCATCATAACCGTTAGCTGCGCAATCTGGAGAAAACCAGATGCGATACTTTGTTGCGATAACATCAAGACGTCCTCTAGGTTTAACCAAATGATCGTAAACACAACGACACCAACGAGAGAGATTTTTAACAGTGACTTTAGCAACTCAACTAATGATCGAACAGAAAAAATCCGTTTAAACCCTTGGATTGGATTGATTTTCGATAACTTCATTTTAATGGCTTCAGGTGCAAATAGGGCCCCCACTTGAATAAAACTGCTAAAAACGCCTCCTAGCATGGCGACGAGCATGATTGGTAAGACGATCATCGCTGCTTCTAATGCAACCTCATTAAATACCATCGCAACGGTATTGGGTGATAGGTCCATTAATAAATATTCTTGAAACGTATGACGAAAAAGATTAAGTAAATTTGGGCCGACCATCGCACCAATCAACCATAAAAAAAGAAATACAACCAATAAAATAATTGCTGTATTTACATCATTACTCTTCGGTACTTGACCTTTCTTACGGGTCTCTTGCTTCTTTTTCGGCGTTGCTTTCTCTGTTTTTTCTTGAGCAAAATATTGAAGGTCTATTGAAAGGTATGGCATTCTATAAACCTCCTAGCAATTGCATGAACGTCCTCATGGTCTCAAGAATCGTCCCAAATAAACGTTCAATAAGCATAATAAACACAGGCATCGTAACCATAAGCAAAAGGAGCCCTACTAAAATTTTCAGAGGCATCCCAACGACAAAGACGTTCATTTGTGGCACAGCCCTTGACACCATCCCTAAAGCGACATCAACCAAAAATAATGTGCCGACAATCGGAAAAGCCATTTGAAAGGCAATGATAAACATCGTCGTAAAGGTCGTTAAGACATAATGAACCACGGCCTCCTCGCCAAACGGCAGTGTCAGTTGATCAATTGGGATAAACTGATAGCTGTAGTAAATTCCATCTAAAAGCAAATGGTGAGCATCAACGACAACTAATAATAGAATTGCAAAAGTATACAAATACCCACCTGTTAACGGGGTTTGTGCACCTGTCTGTGGATCGACAACATTGGCGATCATAAAACCCATCATCATGTCAATAAACCCACCTGCAACTTGAATCGCATACAGGATGATCATTGCAATTAAACCAACCATAAGCCCAACAAGAACCTCTTTGAAAATCAATAAAAAAAACATACTATCCATTTGGATGTATGGCTGATCCAACGTAAAGATCATTATCCAAGCGAGATAGATCGCTAATCCAATTTTATATATTGTTGGGATGTTACGATATGAAAAAATAGGCATCGTCGTAAAAAAAGCAAGGATTCTTATCGTCACTAACATAAATGCCGGAAGTTGATTGATCCATTCCACCATACGTTACCCTACAAACTGATGTAAATTATTAAATATTTGATAAGAAAAATTTAAGACGACCGACAGCATCCATGGGCCAAAAACAACGAGTGCCAATAAAACACCAACAATTTTCGGAATAAAGGCCAGCGTCTGCTCCTGAATTTGTGTGGTTGCTTGAAAAATACTAACAAGTAACCCTAACCCCAGGGCTATTACAAGGAGGGGGCCAGCTACCATAATCACGGTATACACGCCTCTCTCAGCCATTGATACGACAAATTCTGAACTCACATTACCACCCTTTTCACAAGCTTAATAGCTTAATAACAACGATTGTACAACTAAATACCATCCATCAACCATCACAAATAAGAGAATTTTAAATGGTAAAGCGATCATGACCGGTGGTAACATCATCATCCCCATGGCCATTAAAACACTTGCGACAATCATATCGATCACTAAAAATGGAACAAAAATTAAAAAGCCGATTTGAAAAGCCGTTTTCAATTCACTAATCGCAAAAGCTGGAACAAGTGCCGTTAATGGTATATCATCAATTGATTCAGGACGATCTAACCCCGCATAGCCCATAAAAAGGGCTAAATCCTTCTCACGCGTATGATTTGCCATAAATTCCTTCATTGGTGTTGCCGCACGATCAAATGCTTCCTCTTGCCCAATTTCACCATCTAAAAATGGTGTTAACGCCTGTTCATTTACCTCAGAAAATACTGGGGCCATGATAAAGAAGGTTAAAAATAAGGCGAGGCCTATGAGCACTTGATTCGGTGGCATTTGTTGGGTCGCTAATCCAGTACGCACAAACGATAATACAATCACAATTCGGGTGAAAGCAGTCATTAAAATTAATATACTCGGTGCTAATGAGAGAACGGTAAGTATTAATAATAGCTGAATCGTTGTAGCCACATTAGCTGGTTCATCATTAAATAGATCAAGGTCGATTCCTGGAATAAATTCATTCATGTTTTTTCTCCTTAATCACCTGATGAATTTTTTGCTGTGATTTTGAAACACCCTTTAACTGCTTGTCCAACAAAACACCAAATTGCGAATCGGATTCTTTCTTCACTTCTTTCGTTGGACTCATCTTTTTTCCAAGCCATGCAGTCGCCTTAGCAAATGGTGGTTCAACCTCATTTTTCTCGTTTTGTTGTCTCATCATCTGGTCAATCTCTTCTTTATTCGTCACTTCTTTCAGTAATTGAATCGACTCACCGACACCAACAACTAATAGCCGATCCCCAACTTTTATTAACTGAACCGACCGGTTGGCACCTAGCCCTACACCACCGACATTTTGAATGGTACGATGACTTTGAAAGGCTCGTGTACGATTATTGAAAAAGCGTAATAATGCATAAATAAGGACTATAACGACCGCAAGCGCCCCAATCATTCGTACGAATATTGAGAAGAAGCTCTCCTCATTTTCAATCAGCTCGTTATCTCCAGGAGATGTCACGATTTGTTGATCATCTTCTTCTGTATTAGTAGCCTCTTCATCTAATTGAGCCTGCTCTTGTGATTCAGGTGGTGCTTCATCTCCACCTTCTTCTTCAAACCAGCCAGAGACCATACCATCCCCTATTTGCTCGACATTAGCGTAGGTTACTTGTTCGTATGACATTAGGATTATAACTATGAGTACAAAACATAATCGTTTTTTACGAAACAAATGTGCCACCCTTTCTGCCCGTTATCCAATTGTTTTTTTGATGGCCTCCAGCACACGGTCCGCTTGGAATGGTTTTACAATAAAGTCTTTTGCACCTTCTTGAATGGCATCAATCACCATGGCCTGCTGTCCCATGGCAGAGCACATAATGATCTTTGCATTGGGATCAAATTTTTTGATTTCCTTCAACGCTGTGATCCCATCCATTTCAGGCATCGTAATATCCATTGTAACGAGATCAGGCGATACCTCTTTATATTTCTCGACCGCTTCTGCGCCATCAACTGCTTCACCAGCTATTTCATATCCATTTTTCGTTAAAATATCTTTGATCATCATCCGCATAAA
This window contains:
- a CDS encoding flagellar biosynthetic protein FliO, giving the protein MSYEQVTYANVEQIGDGMVSGWFEEEGGDEAPPESQEQAQLDEEATNTEEDDQQIVTSPGDNELIENEESFFSIFVRMIGALAVVIVLIYALLRFFNNRTRAFQSHRTIQNVGGVGLGANRSVQLIKVGDRLLVVGVGESIQLLKEVTNKEEIDQMMRQQNEKNEVEPPFAKATAWLGKKMSPTKEVKKESDSQFGVLLDKQLKGVSKSQQKIHQVIKEKKHE
- the flhB gene encoding flagellar biosynthesis protein FlhB; protein product: MPYLSIDLQYFAQEKTEKATPKKKQETRKKGQVPKSNDVNTAIILLVVFLFLWLIGAMVGPNLLNLFRHTFQEYLLMDLSPNTVAMVFNEVALEAAMIVLPIMLVAMLGGVFSSFIQVGALFAPEAIKMKLSKINPIQGFKRIFSVRSLVELLKSLLKISLVGVVVFTIIWLNLEDVLMLSQQSIASGFLQIAQLTVMMGIAVALLLLFLSIPDYLYQRYDHEKQNRMSKQDIKDEHKKTEGDPLVKSKRKQKQMEMAMQRMMEEVPKADVVITNPTHFAVALKYDENQMDAPVIVAKGVDYVALKIRGIADRHEVTMVENKPLARALYAQADIGDQVPEDLFKAVAEVLAYVYRLKNKQG
- the fliQ gene encoding flagellar biosynthesis protein FliQ, which produces MSSEFVVSMAERGVYTVIMVAGPLLVIALGLGLLVSIFQATTQIQEQTLAFIPKIVGVLLALVVFGPWMLSVVLNFSYQIFNNLHQFVG
- the fliR gene encoding flagellar biosynthetic protein FliR gives rise to the protein MVEWINQLPAFMLVTIRILAFFTTMPIFSYRNIPTIYKIGLAIYLAWIMIFTLDQPYIQMDSMFFLLIFKEVLVGLMVGLIAMIILYAIQVAGGFIDMMMGFMIANVVDPQTGAQTPLTGGYLYTFAILLLVVVDAHHLLLDGIYYSYQFIPIDQLTLPFGEEAVVHYVLTTFTTMFIIAFQMAFPIVGTLFLVDVALGMVSRAVPQMNVFVVGMPLKILVGLLLLMVTMPVFIMLIERLFGTILETMRTFMQLLGGL
- the fliP gene encoding flagellar type III secretion system pore protein FliP (The bacterial flagellar biogenesis protein FliP forms a type III secretion system (T3SS)-type pore required for flagellar assembly.) — its product is MNEFIPGIDLDLFNDEPANVATTIQLLLILTVLSLAPSILILMTAFTRIVIVLSFVRTGLATQQMPPNQVLIGLALFLTFFIMAPVFSEVNEQALTPFLDGEIGQEEAFDRAATPMKEFMANHTREKDLALFMGYAGLDRPESIDDIPLTALVPAFAISELKTAFQIGFLIFVPFLVIDMIVASVLMAMGMMMLPPVMIALPFKILLFVMVDGWYLVVQSLLLSY
- a CDS encoding response regulator, encoding MAQSVLIVDDAAFMRMMIKDILTKNGYEIAGEAVDGAEAVEKYKEVSPDLVTMDITMPEMDGITALKEIKKFDPNAKIIMCSAMGQQAMVIDAIQEGAKDFIVKPFQADRVLEAIKKTIG